From a single Streptomyces misionensis genomic region:
- a CDS encoding hydrolase: MTNIADVTAAPSPDLLTPDNCAVLFVDHQPQMFFGTGSGDRTAIINATVGLAKAAKVFDVPVVLSTVAAESFSGPLMPQLADVYPDQKIIDRTTMNAWEDPAFVEAVKATGRKKLVIAGLWTEVCVVLPALSALAQDYEVYVVTDASGGVSPQAHEHAIQRMVQAGVVPVTWVQVLLELQRDWARAETYLPVMDVVKEHGGTYGLGVVYAQAVIGEHAAG, from the coding sequence ATGACCAACATCGCCGATGTCACCGCCGCCCCCAGCCCGGACCTGCTGACCCCCGACAACTGCGCGGTGCTGTTCGTGGACCACCAGCCGCAGATGTTCTTCGGCACCGGCAGCGGCGACCGCACCGCCATCATCAACGCGACCGTGGGCCTGGCCAAGGCCGCCAAGGTCTTCGACGTCCCGGTCGTCCTGAGCACCGTGGCCGCCGAGTCCTTCTCCGGTCCGCTCATGCCGCAGCTCGCGGACGTGTACCCCGACCAGAAGATCATCGACCGCACCACGATGAACGCCTGGGAGGACCCCGCGTTCGTGGAGGCCGTCAAGGCGACCGGCCGCAAGAAGCTGGTCATCGCCGGTCTGTGGACCGAGGTCTGCGTCGTGCTGCCCGCCCTGTCGGCGCTCGCCCAGGACTACGAGGTCTACGTCGTCACCGACGCCTCGGGCGGCGTCAGCCCGCAGGCCCACGAGCACGCCATCCAGCGGATGGTCCAGGCCGGCGTGGTGCCGGTGACCTGGGTGCAGGTGCTGCTCGAACTCCAGCGTGACTGGGCACGCGCGGAGACGTACCTGCCGGTCATGGACGTCGTGAAGGAGCACGGCGGCACGTACGGCCTGGGCGTCGTCTACGCGCAGGCCGTCATCGGCGAGCACGCCGCCGGCTGA
- a CDS encoding amidohydrolase yields the protein MSTMPVGGLIPRATDDAADLIVRNAKIHTGDPRLPQAEAIAIRDGVVTTVGGDKDVADQVGPATRVIDALGRRVIPGLNDAHLHVIRGGLNYVLELRWDGVRSLRQGLAMLREQAARTPKGQWVRVVGGWSAEQFAERRLPTVAELNAAAPDTPVFVLHLYQAAILNRAALQAVGYGKDTPDPPGGQIVRGRTGEPTGMLLAAPSALILYSTLAKAPVLDEEHRKASTRHFLRELNRFGLTSAIDAAGGFQNFPENYETVTELARAGELSLRIAYHLFPQTAGQEIDDLTRWIGMVRPEDGDEWLRLNGAGENLTWAAADFENFAEPRPEHAPDYEVEFEKAVRLLMENDWGFRLHATYDETIRRDLAVFEKLAAEGLFPGGNRWLFDHAETVSADSLDRIVALGGAMSVQNRLSFQGEAFVRRYGIGAAADAPPIRAMLGRGLTVAAGTDATRVSSYNPWIALHWLVTGRTVGDLTIHPPHNRVDRETALEMFTTAGAALTGEQDRKGVLRPGFLGDLAVLSEDYFAVADPEIAHIEALLTVVGGRVVYGAREYEGMDEQMPPVTPEWSPVAHFGGYQATPPAGRSGVRQAELLGEAAAESELHRQWRARRGLAPEQDSPVFDPCFSL from the coding sequence GTGTCCACGATGCCGGTCGGCGGGCTGATACCCCGCGCCACCGACGACGCGGCGGACCTGATCGTCCGCAACGCCAAGATCCATACCGGTGATCCCCGCCTCCCGCAGGCCGAGGCGATCGCCATCCGCGACGGTGTCGTCACCACCGTCGGCGGCGACAAGGACGTGGCCGACCAGGTCGGTCCGGCCACGAGGGTGATCGACGCGCTCGGGCGCAGGGTGATCCCCGGTCTCAACGACGCCCACCTGCACGTGATCCGCGGCGGCCTCAACTACGTGCTGGAGCTGCGCTGGGACGGCGTCCGCTCCCTGCGCCAGGGCCTGGCCATGCTGCGCGAGCAGGCGGCCCGCACGCCCAAGGGCCAGTGGGTGCGCGTGGTCGGCGGCTGGTCGGCCGAGCAGTTCGCCGAACGGCGGCTGCCCACCGTCGCCGAGCTGAACGCCGCCGCACCGGACACCCCGGTCTTCGTCCTGCACCTGTACCAGGCCGCGATCCTCAACCGCGCCGCCCTCCAGGCGGTGGGCTACGGCAAGGACACTCCCGACCCGCCCGGCGGGCAGATCGTGCGCGGCCGCACCGGCGAGCCCACGGGCATGCTGCTGGCGGCGCCCAGCGCCCTGATCCTCTACTCGACGCTGGCCAAGGCGCCGGTGCTGGACGAGGAGCACCGCAAGGCGTCGACACGTCACTTCCTGCGGGAGCTGAACCGGTTCGGGCTCACCTCGGCGATCGACGCGGCCGGCGGGTTCCAGAACTTCCCGGAGAACTACGAGACGGTCACGGAACTCGCCCGTGCGGGCGAGCTGTCGCTGCGCATCGCCTACCACCTGTTCCCGCAGACCGCGGGCCAGGAGATCGACGACCTCACCCGCTGGATCGGCATGGTCCGCCCCGAGGACGGCGACGAGTGGCTCCGGCTCAACGGCGCCGGCGAGAACCTCACCTGGGCGGCGGCGGACTTCGAGAACTTCGCCGAGCCGCGCCCCGAACACGCCCCGGACTACGAGGTGGAGTTCGAGAAGGCCGTGCGTCTCCTCATGGAGAACGACTGGGGCTTCCGTCTGCACGCCACCTACGACGAGACCATCCGCCGCGACCTCGCCGTGTTCGAGAAGCTCGCCGCGGAGGGGCTCTTCCCCGGCGGGAACCGCTGGCTGTTCGACCACGCGGAGACCGTGTCGGCCGACAGCCTCGACCGGATCGTCGCCCTCGGCGGCGCCATGTCGGTGCAGAACCGGCTGTCGTTCCAGGGCGAGGCGTTCGTCCGCCGGTACGGCATCGGGGCCGCCGCGGACGCCCCGCCGATCCGCGCGATGCTCGGCCGGGGCCTGACCGTGGCCGCCGGCACCGACGCCACCCGCGTCTCCTCGTACAACCCGTGGATCGCGCTGCACTGGCTGGTCACCGGCCGCACGGTCGGCGACCTGACCATCCACCCGCCGCACAACCGGGTCGACCGGGAGACCGCGCTGGAGATGTTCACCACGGCCGGTGCCGCGCTCACCGGCGAACAGGACCGCAAGGGCGTGCTGCGGCCCGGCTTCCTCGGTGACCTCGCCGTGCTTTCGGAGGACTACTTCGCGGTCGCCGACCCGGAGATCGCGCACATCGAAGCCCTGCTGACGGTCGTCGGCGGCCGCGTCGTCTACGGCGCCCGCGAGTACGAGGGCATGGACGAGCAGATGCCTCCGGTGACACCCGAGTGGAGCCCGGTGGCGCACTTCGGCGGCTACCAGGCCACCCCGCCCGCGGGCAGGTCGGGAGTTCGCCAGGCCGAACTGCTCGGCGAGGCCGCCGCCGAGTCGGAGCTGCACCGCCAGTGGCGCGCCCGCCGCGGACTCGCGCCCGAGCAGGACAGCCCGGTCTTCGACCCCTGCTTCTCCCTCTGA
- a CDS encoding alpha/beta hydrolase, with amino-acid sequence MSHVYEPVQPVLEPAAAAFAEATANPPYLFDLAPAEGRKAVDEVQSGDIAKPAVDEEWITVAGGPTGSVRARIVKPAGAEGTLPVVLYIHGAGWVFGNAHTHDRLVRELAVGANAAVVFPEYDLSPEARYPVAIEQNYAVAQWIVQQGGTKGLDGSRLAVAGDSVGGNMSAALTLMAKERGDVALVQQVLFYPVTDASFDTGSYHQFATGYFLRRDGMQWFWDQYTTDEAERAQITASPLRATTEQLTGLPPALVITAEADVLRDEGEAYAGKLRRAGVPVTAVRYSGVIHDFVMLNALRETHAADAAIKQAAFVLHSALHT; translated from the coding sequence ATGTCCCACGTCTACGAGCCGGTCCAGCCGGTCCTGGAGCCGGCCGCGGCCGCGTTCGCCGAGGCGACCGCCAACCCGCCCTACCTGTTCGACCTGGCTCCCGCCGAGGGACGCAAGGCCGTCGACGAGGTGCAGTCCGGCGACATCGCCAAGCCCGCGGTGGACGAGGAGTGGATCACCGTCGCGGGCGGCCCGACCGGCAGCGTCCGCGCCCGCATCGTCAAGCCGGCCGGCGCCGAGGGCACCCTCCCGGTGGTGCTGTACATCCACGGCGCCGGCTGGGTCTTCGGCAACGCCCACACCCACGACCGCCTGGTCCGGGAACTCGCCGTGGGCGCGAACGCGGCCGTCGTCTTCCCGGAGTACGACCTGTCTCCCGAGGCCCGCTACCCCGTCGCCATCGAGCAGAACTACGCGGTCGCCCAGTGGATCGTCCAGCAGGGCGGGACCAAGGGCCTGGACGGTTCCCGGCTGGCCGTGGCCGGCGACTCCGTCGGCGGCAACATGAGCGCGGCGCTGACGCTCATGGCCAAGGAGCGCGGGGACGTCGCCCTGGTGCAGCAGGTGCTGTTCTACCCGGTGACCGACGCGAGCTTCGACACCGGCTCCTACCACCAGTTCGCGACCGGCTACTTCCTGCGCCGCGACGGCATGCAGTGGTTCTGGGACCAGTACACGACGGACGAGGCGGAGCGGGCGCAGATCACCGCCTCCCCGCTGCGCGCCACCACCGAGCAGCTCACCGGCCTGCCCCCGGCCCTGGTCATCACCGCCGAGGCCGATGTGCTGCGCGACGAGGGCGAGGCCTACGCGGGCAAGCTCCGCCGGGCCGGCGTGCCCGTCACCGCCGTGCGCTACTCCGGTGTGATCCACGACTTCGTCATGCTCAACGCCCTGCGCGAGACCCACGCCGCCGACGCGGCCATCAAGCAGGCGGCTTTCGTCCTCCACTCCGCCCTGCACACCTGA
- a CDS encoding Dps family protein, with amino-acid sequence MTTSSHHVSGSQPWLHQKGEVIQDFGTVKQFPLGLSYEARMYSCQRLNKVLADTQILYGLYKKHHWLMRGATFYQLHLVLDKHAGEQLELIDTLAERVQSLGGVAVGDPRHVAEITSIPRPPDGVEEVPAMLSRLLEAHEAILIEAHDAAARTAELGDDGTNDLLVSQVIRTGELQSWFLAEHLVDTPLVRS; translated from the coding sequence ATGACCACCAGCTCCCATCACGTGAGCGGCAGCCAGCCGTGGCTGCACCAGAAGGGCGAGGTGATCCAGGACTTCGGGACCGTCAAGCAGTTCCCGCTCGGCCTGTCCTACGAGGCCCGGATGTACTCCTGCCAGCGCCTGAACAAGGTCCTGGCGGACACGCAGATCCTGTACGGCCTCTACAAGAAGCACCACTGGCTGATGCGGGGCGCGACCTTCTACCAGCTCCACCTCGTGCTGGACAAGCACGCGGGTGAGCAGCTGGAGCTGATCGACACCCTCGCCGAGCGTGTCCAGTCGCTGGGCGGCGTCGCCGTGGGCGATCCCCGGCACGTCGCGGAGATCACCTCGATCCCGCGGCCCCCGGACGGCGTCGAGGAGGTCCCGGCGATGCTGTCGCGGCTGCTGGAGGCCCACGAGGCCATCCTCATCGAGGCCCACGACGCCGCCGCGCGCACCGCCGAGCTGGGCGACGACGGCACCAACGACCTCCTTGTCTCACAGGTGATCAGGACCGGCGAGCTCCAGTCCTGGTTCCTGGCCGAACACCTGGTGGACACGCCCCTCGTGCGTTCCTGA
- a CDS encoding LysR family transcriptional regulator, whose protein sequence is MQLELRHLEAVRRIAEAGSLGRAAGQLGVSQPALSAQLRRIEQATGGELFVRGRLGVEPTPLGEFVLSVARRVLGEMDALTAGTRAAAPHPVLRVGCIQLVLVDRLFACLEEEFPGHEIDIAIEHSAITLTRMLGAGQYDAIFYGELADHEVKLPDGVSARTLIPKEPSCVRLSAAHPLAGQEQIELADLAGETWTTLTDDGDGGPEAMADACRRAGFTPTLRYRIADRKMRWELIAAGRAVSLCQPASPFVEGTVLRPLAGDPLTGRIRLAWNRAAVSERRAGLLHRAAARAYLDSIPDNTFYRAWWEAHPELHPVLD, encoded by the coding sequence ATGCAGTTGGAGTTGAGGCATCTCGAGGCTGTCCGCCGGATAGCGGAAGCGGGCAGTCTGGGGCGTGCGGCGGGTCAGCTCGGGGTGTCCCAGCCGGCCCTGTCCGCACAACTGCGGCGTATCGAACAGGCCACGGGCGGCGAGCTGTTCGTCCGTGGCAGGCTCGGCGTCGAGCCCACCCCGCTGGGAGAGTTCGTCCTCTCCGTGGCGCGCCGGGTGCTCGGCGAGATGGACGCCCTGACCGCCGGGACGCGAGCCGCCGCGCCCCATCCGGTACTGCGGGTCGGCTGTATCCAACTCGTCCTGGTGGACCGGCTGTTCGCGTGTCTGGAGGAGGAGTTCCCCGGCCACGAGATCGACATCGCCATCGAGCACTCGGCGATCACGCTCACCCGCATGCTCGGCGCCGGACAGTACGACGCGATCTTCTACGGGGAACTCGCCGACCACGAGGTGAAGCTTCCCGACGGTGTGTCGGCCCGCACCCTCATACCGAAGGAACCGTCCTGTGTGCGCCTGTCGGCCGCCCACCCGCTGGCCGGGCAGGAACAGATCGAACTCGCCGATCTGGCGGGCGAAACCTGGACGACGCTCACCGACGACGGCGACGGCGGACCGGAGGCCATGGCCGACGCCTGCCGCCGGGCCGGCTTCACACCGACATTGCGCTACCGGATCGCCGACCGCAAGATGCGTTGGGAACTGATCGCCGCCGGACGGGCCGTCTCCCTGTGCCAGCCCGCCTCGCCGTTCGTCGAGGGCACGGTGCTGCGCCCGCTGGCCGGCGACCCGCTCACCGGGCGCATCCGGCTCGCCTGGAACCGGGCCGCGGTCTCCGAGCGGCGCGCCGGCCTGCTCCACCGGGCGGCCGCACGCGCGTACCTCGACAGCATCCCCGACAACACCTTCTACCGCGCGTGGTGGGAAGCCCACCCCGAGCTGCACCCGGTCCTCGACTGA
- a CDS encoding trypco2 family protein produces MTGANGGSDPQMMDLADAITLLRDQIAEAQERIADPAGRGHRGVLFTLEEITLELGLELTGTKGVDGGLRWSVIGLNGKKENTRTATHTVTVALRPHLPEGGDIDVSDVE; encoded by the coding sequence ATGACCGGTGCGAACGGCGGGTCCGATCCGCAGATGATGGACCTGGCCGATGCGATCACCCTGCTGCGGGACCAGATCGCAGAGGCACAGGAGCGGATCGCCGACCCGGCGGGTCGGGGCCATCGGGGCGTGCTGTTCACGCTGGAGGAGATCACGCTCGAACTCGGCCTGGAGCTGACCGGGACGAAAGGCGTCGACGGCGGCCTGCGCTGGAGCGTCATCGGTCTGAACGGCAAGAAGGAGAACACCCGGACAGCCACCCACACGGTGACGGTGGCGCTGCGGCCCCACCTGCCCGAGGGCGGCGACATCGACGTCAGCGACGTCGAATAG
- a CDS encoding tetratricopeptide repeat protein: MEFDRRVQVRARRPGAETRVFGSGYLIAPRLVLTAAHVLADAPSDAVTVARPDVSGQEFPAVVLWRRRDETVDAALVEIAESGDWQTPESLTNPLLRQRFGRLIGTRPWPVTLTGFPRMQKDPEGGERWDEQLTGHIAPGTGALAGRYEISSTEPTVPVRPRTNDSGRWSGISGAAVLSDGALAGDDLLCGLVRRDRRADGGTRLTATTAAHLLLDKKFRATVHDRTGWEPVLEPVETVGLFAPAAPIRVLDSPTALLRADAEAVTFRGRDAELADLTSWCTDGPAAAQVRVLTGPGGQGKSRLARRLADDLRLRGWVTGHLRSDLTDHDAAPDLTPLTTALPLLIVVDYAETRPRLVRRIVTHLHGSRHRVRVLLLARSDGEWRSDPMTALPAVRRLLAGAPVTELGPLVPGGWGTTDERRTAFEEAARDLALLLPCVSSLPGHDWAGPAAGLHPPDDLAHARYDSVLTLQMTALGGLLQRGPRPAHVPSDAPAERILLEHEGRFWESAADAPAFRLGLPTGTLGTVVAVAALTGARSADEAAQVLHTIPDLPADRIPGTARWVAGLYPAEPDRYWGSLQPDRVAEFHSAAVLVSGRIRLPDLLRAAGSAQQARILTVLSRAVTAHYNAGRARDGAQLTSVMESALTGAALDVHAVEEVSKSLPVPSGSPSQLSSVALQLVEGLVEEARRRAALDPASAEPALANLLSHLAIRLTETGRPQEALHAECQAVEIRRRLAASDRSLYEPQLAISLANLGNHLANADRHDEALEATEEAVRKFRRITGDIWAYAPQPGAYQPHLAAALMDLGGRLHALGRTGEALPHTEAAARIWERLAAEYPARYEDRLAACLENLAMSLTAESRQWEAHAVVRRSLEIRRRLAARDPAAHDLALARSLALLAQPLEGDRPEEALPVLREMVEVRRRLSDADPGTGRPELARTRYRAGVVARRVEQTDEALAHTGAAVDTYRELAAEEPQEYEPLLALALAELGGLLSAAGRHVDALAAQEQALEISRRLAAGGTVELRVWLAHQLLKFADLLAEAGYEDRLFEPLEEAVELFFETAETDLDTRGRSLVAALQTLAARRWAAGHHERAAEAELNAVQVFGRLLNADPVATDADEIGEPLVPLCRRLGEAGRPDLAVEVGLTASAIWRDWYPVELAVARERSLAALLSGLAAELATAERGEAAALVMGGAVELLDRLVGDDPDYLPSLAGTLLGYALLLASLGYLRQALKAVDSAVECFHRLPETSPARLRGLPEALRLRDDLSDDLGATG, translated from the coding sequence GTGGAGTTCGACCGCCGAGTACAGGTCCGGGCCCGAAGACCGGGCGCGGAGACCCGGGTCTTCGGTTCGGGCTATCTGATCGCGCCGAGACTCGTACTGACCGCAGCCCATGTCCTGGCCGACGCGCCGTCCGATGCGGTGACGGTCGCCCGTCCGGACGTGAGCGGCCAGGAGTTCCCCGCGGTCGTCCTCTGGCGGCGCCGGGACGAGACGGTCGACGCGGCACTGGTCGAGATCGCCGAGAGCGGTGACTGGCAGACACCGGAGTCCCTGACGAACCCCCTCCTGCGCCAGCGGTTCGGTCGCCTCATCGGCACCCGTCCCTGGCCGGTCACCCTCACCGGATTCCCCCGGATGCAGAAGGACCCCGAGGGCGGCGAACGCTGGGACGAACAGCTCACCGGCCACATCGCGCCGGGAACCGGCGCCCTGGCCGGACGCTACGAGATCTCCAGCACCGAGCCCACGGTGCCCGTGCGGCCCCGGACCAACGACAGCGGCCGCTGGTCCGGCATATCGGGGGCCGCCGTCCTCAGCGACGGCGCCCTGGCCGGCGACGACCTGCTGTGCGGGCTCGTCCGCCGCGACCGGAGGGCGGACGGGGGGACCAGACTGACCGCGACGACGGCCGCCCACCTGCTGTTGGACAAGAAGTTCCGGGCCACCGTCCATGACCGCACCGGGTGGGAACCCGTCCTCGAACCCGTGGAGACCGTGGGCCTGTTCGCGCCGGCCGCCCCGATACGCGTCCTGGACTCACCGACCGCCCTGCTCCGCGCGGACGCCGAAGCCGTCACCTTCCGCGGCCGGGACGCCGAACTCGCCGACCTGACGTCCTGGTGCACCGACGGCCCCGCCGCGGCACAGGTCCGCGTCCTCACGGGCCCCGGCGGCCAGGGCAAGTCCCGCCTCGCCCGCCGACTCGCCGACGACCTGCGCCTGCGGGGTTGGGTCACCGGTCATCTGCGCTCCGACCTCACCGACCACGACGCCGCCCCCGATCTCACGCCGCTCACCACGGCCCTGCCGCTGCTGATCGTCGTCGACTACGCGGAGACCCGGCCCCGCTTGGTGCGGCGGATCGTCACCCACCTTCATGGCTCCCGCCACCGGGTCCGGGTGCTGCTCCTCGCCCGGTCGGACGGCGAGTGGCGCAGCGACCCGATGACCGCCCTGCCCGCCGTACGGAGGCTGCTGGCCGGAGCGCCCGTCACCGAACTGGGCCCGCTGGTGCCCGGCGGGTGGGGAACCACGGACGAGCGGCGGACCGCCTTCGAGGAGGCCGCCCGGGACCTGGCGCTCCTGCTGCCCTGTGTCTCCTCGCTGCCCGGTCACGACTGGGCGGGACCGGCCGCGGGCCTGCACCCGCCGGACGACCTGGCCCACGCCCGGTATGACAGCGTTCTGACCCTGCAGATGACCGCCTTGGGCGGACTGCTGCAGCGAGGGCCCCGGCCCGCGCACGTACCGTCGGACGCACCGGCGGAGAGGATCCTGCTGGAGCACGAGGGACGCTTCTGGGAAAGCGCCGCCGACGCCCCCGCGTTCCGGCTGGGCCTGCCGACCGGCACGCTGGGGACCGTGGTCGCCGTCGCCGCACTGACCGGGGCGCGCTCCGCGGACGAGGCCGCCCAGGTGCTTCACACGATTCCGGATCTGCCCGCCGACCGGATCCCGGGCACCGCGCGGTGGGTCGCCGGGCTGTACCCGGCCGAACCGGACCGCTACTGGGGGTCGCTGCAGCCCGACCGCGTCGCCGAGTTCCACTCCGCGGCCGTCCTCGTCAGCGGCAGGATTCGGCTTCCGGACCTGCTCCGGGCGGCCGGCTCCGCACAGCAGGCCCGGATCCTCACCGTCCTCTCCCGAGCCGTTACCGCGCACTACAACGCCGGGCGGGCGAGGGACGGCGCACAGCTCACCTCCGTCATGGAGTCGGCGCTGACCGGCGCGGCACTGGACGTCCACGCGGTCGAGGAGGTGTCGAAGTCCCTTCCCGTTCCGTCCGGATCACCCTCCCAGCTCAGCTCGGTCGCCCTTCAACTCGTCGAGGGCCTGGTCGAGGAGGCTCGTCGGCGCGCGGCACTCGATCCGGCATCCGCCGAACCCGCGCTGGCGAACCTGCTGTCCCACCTCGCCATACGTCTCACGGAGACGGGACGCCCCCAGGAAGCCCTGCACGCCGAGTGCCAGGCGGTGGAGATCCGACGGCGGCTGGCGGCGAGCGATCGCTCGCTGTACGAACCGCAGCTCGCCATATCGCTGGCCAACCTCGGCAACCACCTCGCCAACGCCGACCGCCACGACGAGGCGCTCGAAGCGACTGAGGAAGCAGTGAGGAAATTTCGCCGGATTACCGGCGACATCTGGGCCTACGCTCCGCAGCCTGGGGCATACCAGCCGCACCTCGCGGCCGCGCTCATGGATCTCGGCGGGCGGCTGCATGCCCTGGGCCGCACGGGGGAGGCGCTGCCCCACACCGAGGCCGCCGCCCGCATCTGGGAGCGGCTCGCGGCGGAGTACCCGGCGCGGTACGAGGACCGGCTGGCGGCCTGCCTGGAGAACCTGGCGATGTCGCTGACCGCGGAGAGCAGGCAGTGGGAGGCGCACGCCGTGGTGCGCAGATCCCTGGAGATCAGACGGCGCCTCGCCGCCCGGGACCCGGCTGCCCACGACCTCGCGCTGGCGCGGTCGCTGGCCCTTCTGGCGCAGCCGCTGGAGGGGGACCGCCCCGAGGAGGCGCTGCCGGTGCTCCGGGAGATGGTGGAGGTCCGTCGACGGCTGTCGGACGCGGACCCCGGAACAGGCAGGCCGGAACTCGCGCGCACGCGGTACAGGGCGGGCGTCGTCGCGCGCCGGGTGGAGCAGACCGACGAGGCACTCGCCCACACCGGGGCGGCCGTGGACACTTACCGCGAGCTGGCGGCCGAGGAGCCCCAGGAGTACGAGCCCCTCCTCGCCCTCGCTCTTGCCGAGCTGGGCGGCCTGCTCTCCGCGGCCGGCCGACACGTCGACGCCCTCGCCGCCCAGGAGCAGGCCCTGGAGATATCCCGCAGGCTCGCTGCCGGCGGCACCGTGGAGCTGCGGGTGTGGCTCGCGCACCAGCTGCTGAAGTTCGCGGACCTCCTCGCGGAAGCAGGTTATGAGGACCGGCTCTTCGAGCCACTCGAGGAAGCCGTGGAACTGTTTTTCGAGACCGCGGAGACGGACCTGGACACCAGAGGCCGGAGCCTGGTGGCGGCTCTTCAGACCCTGGCCGCGAGACGGTGGGCGGCCGGCCACCACGAAAGGGCGGCCGAGGCGGAACTGAACGCGGTGCAGGTCTTCGGCCGGCTCCTGAACGCGGACCCGGTGGCCACCGACGCCGACGAGATCGGCGAACCTCTGGTGCCCCTCTGCCGCCGGCTGGGAGAGGCAGGCCGTCCCGACCTCGCCGTCGAGGTGGGGCTCACCGCGTCGGCGATCTGGCGCGACTGGTACCCGGTCGAGCTGGCCGTCGCCAGGGAGAGATCGCTCGCCGCGCTATTGAGCGGCCTGGCCGCCGAGTTGGCGACGGCCGAGCGGGGAGAAGCCGCCGCGCTCGTGATGGGAGGCGCTGTAGAGCTCCTGGACCGGCTGGTCGGCGACGATCCGGACTACCTGCCGAGCCTCGCCGGCACGCTGCTCGGATACGCCCTGCTGCTCGCCTCGCTGGGATACCTCCGCCAGGCGCTGAAGGCGGTCGACAGCGCCGTCGAGTGCTTCCACCGCCTCCCGGAGACGAGCCCGGCGCGCCTGCGTGGCCTCCCCGAGGCCTTGCGCCTCCGGGACGACCTGAGCGATGACCTCGGGGCGACCGGCTGA
- a CDS encoding winged helix-turn-helix transcriptional regulator → MATLTAAQQRAQAKAEYDAFVAQCPSRKLLDRISDKWVTLILAALGSDSAHQPGADCGGEPRVMRYSELQRLLAGVSQKMLTQTLRSLERDGLVSRTVTPTVPVTVTYELTDLGLSLYEMMRDLKAWAEVHMDDVLANRETYDTRVA, encoded by the coding sequence ATGGCAACGTTGACGGCAGCCCAGCAGAGGGCACAGGCCAAGGCGGAGTACGACGCCTTCGTGGCGCAATGTCCCAGTCGCAAGCTGCTGGACCGGATCTCCGATAAGTGGGTCACGTTGATCCTGGCCGCGCTCGGCAGCGACAGCGCGCATCAGCCCGGCGCCGACTGCGGTGGCGAGCCCCGGGTGATGCGCTACTCAGAGCTGCAGCGTCTGCTGGCCGGCGTCAGCCAGAAGATGCTCACCCAGACGCTGCGCTCCCTGGAGCGCGACGGCCTGGTGTCCCGCACCGTGACGCCGACCGTGCCGGTAACGGTCACCTACGAGCTGACCGATCTCGGCCTGTCGCTGTACGAGATGATGCGCGACCTCAAGGCCTGGGCCGAGGTGCACATGGACGATGTGCTTGCCAACCGCGAGACCTACGACACCCGCGTCGCCTGA
- a CDS encoding aldo/keto reductase family oxidoreductase gives MSTPSASLPGGNWTLGDLSVTRFGYGAMQLAGPWVMGPPADRDGALAVLREAVDLGITHIDTADAYGPHITNQLIREALHPYSDSLHIVTKVGATRDEEGGWPPARTPEDLRRAVQENLENLGLETLDVVNLRLGDAQGPQPGPLAEAFETLLELQQQGLIRHLGVSNATAEQVAEAQAIAPIVCVQNMYNLAHRQDDELIDELAEQGIAYVPFFPLGGFNPLQSSALTAVATRLDATPMSVALAWLLQRSPNILLIPGTSSVAHLHENVAGAGLQLSDDDLAELDKIGR, from the coding sequence ATGAGCACCCCCTCCGCATCGCTTCCCGGCGGCAACTGGACCCTGGGCGACCTGTCCGTCACCCGGTTCGGCTATGGCGCCATGCAGCTCGCAGGCCCATGGGTCATGGGCCCACCCGCCGACCGCGACGGAGCACTCGCCGTTCTCCGCGAGGCCGTCGACCTCGGCATCACCCACATCGACACCGCCGACGCCTACGGGCCGCACATCACCAACCAGCTGATCCGCGAAGCGCTGCACCCGTACTCCGACTCGCTGCACATCGTGACCAAGGTCGGCGCGACCCGGGACGAGGAGGGAGGCTGGCCCCCGGCACGCACGCCGGAAGACCTGCGCCGGGCCGTCCAGGAGAACCTGGAGAACCTCGGTCTCGAGACGCTGGATGTGGTCAACCTCCGGCTCGGCGATGCCCAGGGACCCCAGCCTGGCCCGCTCGCCGAGGCGTTCGAAACACTCCTCGAACTCCAGCAGCAGGGCCTCATCCGGCACCTCGGCGTGAGCAACGCGACGGCGGAACAGGTCGCCGAGGCACAGGCGATCGCGCCGATCGTGTGTGTGCAGAACATGTACAACCTCGCCCACCGCCAGGACGACGAGCTGATCGACGAGCTCGCCGAGCAGGGCATCGCCTACGTGCCCTTCTTCCCGCTCGGCGGTTTCAACCCGCTGCAGTCCTCGGCCCTCACGGCCGTGGCCACCCGGCTGGACGCGACGCCGATGTCGGTCGCCCTGGCCTGGCTGCTGCAGCGGTCGCCGAACATCCTGCTGATCCCCGGCACCTCGTCGGTGGCACACCTGCACGAGAACGTCGCGGGCGCGGGACTCCAGCTCTCCGACGACGATCTCGCCGAGCTGGACAAGATCGGCCGCTAA